One Drosophila subpulchrella strain 33 F10 #4 breed RU33 chromosome 2R, RU_Dsub_v1.1 Primary Assembly, whole genome shotgun sequence genomic window, GATTGGAAAATACGATTATAATCTGACCCTGCACAAACCAAAAACCCAAACACAAAACCGAGCAAATCCCAAGGAAATTACCATATGTAATCCACACACAATCGTAGACTGTGTATCTGTGTAAATGTAACTCAAGCACTAAGAGAAAATTAACGAAAGGTGCAAAATTCTTGAAGATTGTTTAggtttcattttaaaatattattaaaagggCTTGATTTTAAATCagatttattattaaatatttttgttataatgTTGCTTTAAATAGAATggtttaaaacttttttattaataaactGTTGTGCTATTAATCCTTAACTTATAATTTTCttttgaaatataattttttggaaAATACCTAAgcttgtttaatattatttcaaaATCAACTTGagaacttaaaaaatatatttctctgTGCAGAACATATTCACAATTCAGCAACATTTTTGACACGCGCCTGAAAATAAATTTCGTTACATTTACGCTTTTCTCTTTGGTTTTTCTCGTTCCCTGACTGCTGTTTTCCTtcgattatatttttttctggcCCTCCTGCAAATAAAGTTCTGTTGAATTGATTTGATAACAGCATAGAACAACCAGCAACAGGCAAAAACCAGCAACAAACAACGGCAGTTGGCAATCGAAAAGGCGGCAGAAACAAATTTCACCGCTTTTCCAGGAAAAAAATGTGAGTACATATGTATGATTTTGAGGATGATTCCCCTGATTTGCATTTCAAAGGTTTGATGTGTGCGTGATTATCGTGTCTGGCCCCCCTCCCTCCCGAAAAAATGTCAGACGGCTCACGCTGCGTATGATTGATTGGACCCCAGTGAGCTTGTTCCAAATATAAGTTAACGTGTTGCGTGGCGAACGGATTTTCGTTTGCATTTTCCTATTAAAGCGATTGGATTCGTCGCATTTTCGCTGTTTATGGGAAAAAAGGAATATTTGGTTAAATGTGGTGTACCGATAGCGAAAGGTATTGAAGCGAACTGAAATTGGTGTGTAAATATAGCAGCATGTTCTATAGAAAACAAAAGCTTTGCGGTTGAATGCTTGTGAAAATCTACATGTGATAGCTTCCATTAAAAATGATGAATAAATAAAGAGCGACTttctattgttttataaaCTAACATAATAGAATATTTGTGGTGACTTTTTTGTGAGCTCTGTAAAGGTTTTTAGTAGCTTTGTGGgacttataaatatttcaattcaGGTATAATTTGTATGATATATTATTTCTGTAATTCAAAAATAAGAATAATGTGAGcattttaaaggttttttaGTAGCTTTGTGGtacttataaatatttaaaattaggtAAACTTTGAATGTTAAATAAATTCTgtaatttcaaattaataaTAACTTCTTTGAAGCAATCAaacaaaatttattattattattactttattgaaaaatggtttcaaaactatcttaaataattaaaagtgTTTTAAAAGTCATattatgatatatattttatatttatgagCTGATATAAACTATATAAGGAATAACCATTGTACAATGTAAACCATTTTAAAGTTCCTTTCATTACTTTCCAGGAGCTCAAAGGAGTGCCAGGATAGATTGTAAAATCACTCACAACTtggttaatattaaattttattccgCCTGTTATTCTGTCTACACCGAAACATGCTAGAATTTCGTGTTATCCCTCTAACCAAACTTCAAAACTTCTTCTTTGCACTACGCGAAGCGTGAATTACCATCCGTCTTAGGGAGATTTTGCCATAAAGTTGGAAGCGTTTTAGTCCTTGTGTAAACCTCTCAACTTTTGAACTGCAGAAGAACCTACAACTTCCGTCGAGATTGAGCTGAGCGTTGGGTTTTAATCTAAAAAGTTTAATTAGCTGATGGAAGAGAGCTTGTTAACTGGCCTCGGCCGCTGAGTCAATTAGACAATTTTccaattatatttgtatgcaatttcctgaatttttatataaatcgCATTTCTGTTGCAATTAAAGAGAATTTCCCTTGGTGGGCAACTTGTTTAATTGGTTTTAATAACTTAAGCCACTTAGAGGCAATTATGAGGCCACCGCCGGAGCAGCAAACATGAACCATCGCACATTTTCCTTCagcattttttccatttccgCTCCGAGTTTTCCATTGGAGTTTCCCGCACATCCTCCGACCGGATTGTTTGCTTCCCCGCCACGGGGCATCAGCCGCAGCTGCTCCGACGCATTTTAGCACCTTGACACCTGTCCTCTCACCTGGACGTGTTTGCATTCCAGCGCAGCATACTTCGCGGCGCCGGGCTGTCGAGTGATTTACCACTTCCTCACTCTGTGTAATtaatgaataaaaatatttaaaagggcTGCACTGACTATTTACTCGCTTCAGGCGCTCAAGTCAACAGAAAAAACCACAGACATCCATTTATGTAATCACTGGTTCGTTGATCTATTAAAGCTTTAAGTTTCGAATTTTTTAGCGTAGAGATAGGTTAACATTAAAACACtttaaagtacttggtttatATTAACAATTAACAgatttgaaaaaatttaattttaaaattaatatagtTACTAGTTTATCAATGACAgttatggaaaaatatttaacataaatatatctaaatatactacatgttttaaaaaagttgTGCTTTGCAAAATAGTAAAGCTTAAAATATGTCCATAAGAATTTTGGAAAAAGAAAGCTCAGAAGAGTAACTAATCTTTGTTTATTAAAGCTAAGAGTTTGGAATTCGTTAGCGCAGTTATAGATTAATATTTAGcatatttcttaaattaaaacattttaaagtacttggtttatATTAACAATTaacagatttaaaaaaattaattttaaaattaatatagtTACTAATTTTCCAATGACAGTTATcgataaatatttaacataAACAGATGaactatattttttagaaaagttTTCCTTtgcaaattaatatttatatttggtTATGATAGCTCAAAATATGTTCATAAGAATTTTGGATAAAGAAAGGTTATATGAGCAACTATCTTTTTTTAACCAATTTTATATCCtctaaattacattttataaatttctaaATTTTAATGGCATTTAAGGGAAAGTTCGTATGGTATGCCATTTAAAGTCAAGGCAATAAAACGAAACTGGATCATGGAAATGTGCAATTAATCCATCTAAACCTCCTAGTGAGGTGTGAGTGTAAATATAAAATTCCACCGTGTTGAGCGTGACGCAGTAAATtagcattaaaattaataaaccaGAAGAAAGTACTTGAAACTGCCCGCATTGCAACCAAAAATCCCATATAAAAGTTTTTTACTATCTAAAGCCCTCGACCGACTTTTGTTGCTTTttcactttgatttttccctaGTTTTCCCtagttattttttgtattttcccCCGGTTTTTGTTGCTGCACTTGTGCTGAAGAGTTCGCGAAAAAAATGGGGGGGTGGATGGGCCTGCGTAGGTTGCAAAATTCAACGGTCGAAGAATAGAGGACAGATTTTAGTTGCGTTGGCATTGACATTTATGCGCACGGGATGGGAATTGGGCTAAAAAACTTTGTATAAAAAATGGAATTTTATGGCACATTATTTTTACTTGGCGGTTGCTCGCATTGGAATAAATTTTGCGGAAAAGGATGCATGCGAAACAGTTTTATCGGGCAAATGTTAATTTTAAGAAACTTTATGTGCCATGAGTGGGATCTTTAAGGGTCGCGTAAAAGTCAACTGAATGAACTGCTTACAAATGGCATGGCACCGAGTAATCGGCCATTACTTGTCTCTTAAGTTGCTGGTTCTGGTTTTTACTGGGATATATCTTTGAGTTTGTGAATCTGTGGCACACTATTAAATTGGATAGGATCTATAAAATTTGTTCAACTTATTAGACATTGTGGAAGatgtaaaaaaatgtaaaaaatatgtaaaacaattaagtcaaaaaaataaacagagTCGAATATTTTAATACTACTGCAGATAGTACCATTTATAAACACATGTTACACCCGGCAGATAAATATGTTTAGAGGCCAAGTACATCACGTACCAACATTTGAATATTTCTTAAGTAAATCTTAGTATTATTCCATAACCAATTTGTTATTCTTTCTCATCACTTTCCagaacttaaatattttaatcctTCATCCCAGCTAACATCCCTCAGATTTCTTTAATATCTTTTGTTCCACAATCTGGTGGCAAAGATCCAGGGCTTTATAACATTTAGTTAGAACCTTGCGGATATGGGCTCTCTTCTCTTTCTCCAGGGCACACTGTTTTGGGTCCCGCCGACATTTCGATAAATTCTGGGCATAGTAGGTCTTTTGTTCCAATCGCTGGCGTTGTTTCTGCATCCTTTGCATATAAGGTCGCAGTTCAGATTGTCTCCTCCTAACCAAATTGCACAAGGAACAGACAATGTGCTTCGATGGCATTTTCTTCACTTCTATTACTTTCTTTACCTCGCGTTTCTTTTTCTCCTTGGGTTTTTCCTTGTCAATAACACTCATCACGGAAAACTGTTCATACACATTGGATTTAAACAAATCAGGATAAGATTGATTAAAACTTATTTCAGAGCCATAAGAGTCCAAAAACTGAGATATTATATCGGCAATTACTATAGGTTTTGATTCTATATTCAAGTGCATTTCATCTTCAGAATCATTTTTGGAACGAAATAGACTTTCCGGTGTCTTTTTGTGTAATAGATCTAAAATGGTTCCACGAACACTTTGATTTTCAGGGTTTTCGGGTGGTTCGAATTCATCACTTTTTAAAACCTTTTCAGGGAGTgctttctttttaaatataaaattttttggagCCATTGGCTTAACAATTGAATGtggttttatatttattgacCAACCGCCACTATTCacgcttttttttttctgatttgCTATTTGGCCCCTGTAAAGTGATAAGATTGAACTGGAATTTTTATCCTTAAAGCCCCCGAAAAGCGATGTATTACTTTTGTTTAGACCTTTCAACATTTCGTGGATGTATTGATGGCTTGCAGATCGAAACTTGGTCGAAGAGGGGGACTTTCCTTTAGAAATAAAACTCTGTCTTCGTTCTTCAGTATTTTGTTCGCCTTTTGAGATCTTGAATAACTGAATTTCGTCTATTTGCAGGGTCTCCTCGGATTTTGGGTTTTCAGCTATTGTcatgttttcatttttcgaATTAACTTCGCTATTGTTCTGTAAGGGCTCACTTAACGAAGGCATATCGTTAGAACCTTCATAATCCTTTAGATATAGCATCTTTTTCAGCTCTTGAGGTTTTCGGTATttagttttcctttttttcatTGTCGTTGATGTTTTTGAGTTTCGATCTTTTTGGATAATCTGCGaagttattgattttattcttTTGAGTTCTAACAGTGGGGAATCCCTTTCATCATCAATGCCGTATATTCCATCTTCTTCATCGCTACTTTCACTGGTTTTTTGTATACGTCTTCGTATTGGACGAATAGTATAAGTAGAACGTCTTGAGCTAGGGATACTTTCCAAACTCGGATGTTCTGCGAAAAATCTGCTCATTGTCAAATTAGCAGAAGTGAATTTACTTTTACTAGCCGATTTCAAAAGGTTTTTCCGTGAAGGTATAACtgatatattctttatggaaTTTTTTGAATTCAAAGAGGTTTTATAATTATCTTCTATTTTTGTGCTACCTTTTTTAATCAAACTAGCTGACGAGGGTTTGTATATATCTGCGAGGTGATTTGCGTTATTTCTTGAGTTTATAGAGTAATTATTTTCAGTTTCTGACTTTGAGAGGTCTTTTCTTGAATTTATAACTGCTAAGTTCGTGGGGATGTTTGTTGAAATCATAGAGGTTTTATATTTATCTTCCATTTTCGTGTTGTTTTTTATAGCATGGTGTATCTCTGACTTTGATTTATTCTTGTACTTTTGGCgtaattttcttttctttggCAGTGATTTCTTTGGTTTTTCGATTGTTTCTTCCTGATTTGGAAGCACTACCAAAGGTCGTCGCTTTGCGAGCTTTTGTAAATGTTCTAGCTTCTTGGACATTTCCTCTTTCAAGTAGGGATCGTAGGACTTTTTTAGCAACTGGTGCACCTGCTGTTCCTCACGCTTCCAGGAAATCCATTGTTCTGGAGTGGAAAACTTGCCCATATCGAAAGACCTTTGGACTTTCGAGCGTTTCACCGGGGTTTTCTTTATTGACTCTGTGCTTTCTGCATTTCTAAAACAGGACATCAATTCCTGGTAGATGTGCTCATCCCAATCTAGTCCTGGCGGCAACTGGCTCTCATTAAAGGGTAGCTCCAAGTCCATAGAAAGGGGTCCCTTTTTTGGAGCCATTATTCTAGCGTTCTGTTCAATGCGCCTGCGAATGTTCGACAGTCGCTCCTGACAGTCGCTGGCATAGTAGCTCCAAGTGGCCTTGAATACAGAGTCCTTGTTCGGAGGTCCAAAGTCAAAGGTCCGCAGGAGAGGCGAAAGGCTCTGAATCTTTTCCCGCAAACAATTTCGATTCAGCACACGGCTTCTCTTCAAAATGTTCATTGTGGAGTTGATATTCCAACTTTATACACTTGCAATTTTTATTTGTGGCTTGGTTGgtttttatataatgtttttaaaCAACTAATAACACCATTTGGCATACTTtcttgacatttttttttgtttgatggGGCGGCCATATTAGTGGTTTCCTCGGGCACGCAACTATTTAGCTTTCGGTTAAATAATAATGGGCttatagttttatttattgtgACTTACAGTTGAGGAAAGGCAACTTAGATCACAGGTTCTTCAAAACTATTTTTGTTGGTCAgcataaaatttatataaaacacaAGATGAGATGGACTGTAAAAACATTGATAAATCTCTAAATTATATTGTTACCAGATAATCATTTAACCTATGAAAGGTAGTCTATTTACCCCGcccttaaaaatatacaaCAACTTGACAACTATGATACATTTATTCAGGATACATTTATTAGGAAAACACCTTGTCCAATGATAAAAACATACATGTTAAAAACCACCAGTTTAAGGGGCTTTACATTAATGTCCTTTATCCATTATGTTCCCAGGCATCTTGTGGGCCCTGCTCCAAATCAGTTTATCTCTGATTTGGTTCAGGACCGGCACCCAAGCCACCGTGGTAAAATCTTTCTCTTTTTTCGATCCTGGAAAGTTGCAACCGATCTTCAATAAGGCGACCACATAGGCCTAGCATGTGCAGACATTGCTCCAATTGGTGTCGCATCTTTCCAAGATTGGACTTGCAACTTTTCCTATCTTCTGGGAACTTGGAAGAAGTGGAACTGACCATTAGTTCTGACGAACTAAGATCCAGTTCCTTACCAGACCCCTTCTCTACACATAAATCCTTGTTCCCCTTGATCATCTTTAGATAGTACTGTATTAACTCCTCGCGATCCTGTCTTTTTTTCATCTCTATCATGAAGGGTTCGTCGGGTTGGCTGCTCGGTCGACAGAAATCACATAGTTCACATCTATTTCGGTTAACTTCCGTTTGACAAGATACAGTTTTTCTAGGTCCTCTGCGCCTTTTCCGACGGACTTCAAAACTAAAACGATGGTATTTAGAGAAATTCTGGGTAAGAACTGCTTTTTTACGAAAAGCAGCCGTTTTCTTCAGCTGCTTCttggtaaaaatattttcctttcTTAAAGCTCTCTGCAGATCATCTCTCTCAACACGTATTTTCCTGGGTTCACATAATTTTGGCCAAGGAATTTTGGACCAGCCTCTTTGGTCATCAGGTTTGATGTTATTCAAGCTTAGGAAATCTTTTTTGTGCGTCTCTATATAGATGGGACCGAAATGGATATGATCGATGGGCCCAGGATTGGCATTGTTTACATCTGACTTTGGCAGCCAGGATAATGAGGATAGGTTGTCCGCTTGAGCCACGTCTCTTAATTGAGCGCTGTCATGCCTAAAACTCACTTGCTCTGAGTTATCATCTGGGTATGATTTTATGGAATTCCCATTATTTTCTTCGTCCGACGCAGATTTGAACCGAAAGTGTTTCAGAAAACGTGAGCTAGTATGCATGTTCTTTTCACCCAGTTTGAAAGGGTTATTGTGAGAGGTCCTCACATGATGTGCGCCTATTTGAAAGGGTTTCAATCCATATCTCTTCATAAGATGTGAGTTTAGTTTGGTTTTCTTGTCACGTATATTATAAGGACTCCATCGGTATTT contains:
- the LOC119549165 gene encoding uncharacterized protein LOC119549165; the encoded protein is MNILKRSRVLNRNCLREKIQSLSPLLRTFDFGPPNKDSVFKATWSYYASDCQERLSNIRRRIEQNARIMAPKKGPLSMDLELPFNESQLPPGLDWDEHIYQELMSCFRNAESTESIKKTPVKRSKVQRSFDMGKFSTPEQWISWKREEQQVHQLLKKSYDPYLKEEMSKKLEHLQKLAKRRPLVVLPNQEETIEKPKKSLPKKRKLRQKYKNKSKSEIHHAIKNNTKMEDKYKTSMISTNIPTNLAVINSRKDLSKSETENNYSINSRNNANHLADIYKPSSASLIKKGSTKIEDNYKTSLNSKNSIKNISVIPSRKNLLKSASKSKFTSANLTMSRFFAEHPSLESIPSSRRSTYTIRPIRRRIQKTSESSDEEDGIYGIDDERDSPLLELKRIKSITSQIIQKDRNSKTSTTMKKRKTKYRKPQELKKMLYLKDYEGSNDMPSLSEPLQNNSEVNSKNENMTIAENPKSEETLQIDEIQLFKISKGEQNTEERRQSFISKGKSPSSTKFRSASHQYIHEMLKGLNKSNTSLFGGFKDKNSSSILSLYRGQIANQKKKSVNSGGWSINIKPHSIVKPMAPKNFIFKKKALPEKVLKSDEFEPPENPENQSVRGTILDLLHKKTPESLFRSKNDSEDEMHLNIESKPIVIADIISQFLDSYGSEISFNQSYPDLFKSNVYEQFSVMSVIDKEKPKEKKKREVKKVIEVKKMPSKHIVCSLCNLVRRRQSELRPYMQRMQKQRQRLEQKTYYAQNLSKCRRDPKQCALEKEKRAHIRKVLTKCYKALDLCHQIVEQKILKKSEGC